The Anguilla anguilla isolate fAngAng1 chromosome 2, fAngAng1.pri, whole genome shotgun sequence genome contains the following window.
CATGCAGGTAAAGACATGGTGCTGAGGTCTTTGACTTGCATGCAGGAAAAGACATGGTGCTGAGGTCTTTGTGACTTGCATGCAGGAAAAGAAGGGATCCTGAGGTGTCACCCAGACTTGGCGGGGCGGGACCTCCAGCGAGGGACGCTGACGCGCGAGTCGCAGgcggagcagagccaggtcggCCTGACACAGCTGGACCCAGCCGAGGCGGCGCACATCAACGCGCTCAACGCGCAGTACAAGCTGCGCTTCGGCTTCCCCTTCGTCATCTGCGCCCGCGCCAACGACAGACCCGCCATTCTGCGGCAGCTCAGCCAGCGCCTCGGCAACCAGCCCGCCCGCGAGCTCCCGCTCGCCGTCGAGGAGGTGAAGAAGATCTGTCACCTGCGCCTGCAGAACCTGCTGTGCCCCGTCTTGCCTGGGCCTGCCCAGCTCGGTTCCACCCCTCCCAAACTGTAACGCAGCTGTCTGACCCGTCTCTGCCTGAGGCAGCATCTGCGGCGAGGCCTTCTGATCTTGGGGAAACTCTTGGGTCGGTTTGTCTAAAGCCGACTGTTACATCAGAATTGGTCGGAAGTTTTACGTAACGTCGTTGTGATCATCACCGCCGTCAGGAGTCTCATTCCTGCCTTATTATTTAGGAGTCCACCCAATCTGAATACACTGTGTCTTTAATTTACTTGAATATCTTCAATTACAAATacgaattttaaaaaaacataatggtAGTGTATTTGTTGCCCTTTTGTCAGCATCAATGTTAGTGTAAATTCCTCCCTGATGCACACAGTACATAAAGAAACCTGAATACTTTAGGCCCAGCCTGTAAGAAGCTGTGACCTTTAGTTACCATTAGTGACTTTAAACTTCATCTGATCTATTCTCATATATCAGCTGAAAAGCCTGATCCTCTGAAGCAAGACCATTTTAAGCAAAAGCAGTCAGCCTGCATCCTTTTTCCAGCTTCTCAACAGGACCACAAGGACAGCATGAGATCTCATTGCAAGATTTTTTATTAAGAGCGCAGACTAGGAGTGCTATTGAtttactgattgattgattgataaataTGTTTGATCACAACATCATGAACAACGGCACACACGGAGtaagtattttaattaaatatgtgtatgttgaaatttaaaaagaaaggttGCACACTCTTCCCTCcgatgcagtttttaaaaaattaccaaTGCTTTGGCAGCAGCCCGTCTTCATCAGGGGTTTAACACAACAAAtatctcacacatgcatacagattACTGCCATCAAATTCACCTGTGAGACAAGATCATGTGATCTACTCGCAGAATTTATTTGAGTGAATTGACACCAAATGTTGAATGGGTAATCAAATGTCTGAATTTATCCTGCCAAGTGTCTGAATTGATCTGAAGAAAGGATTGATGCCAGCCCAGAGGTGAATGGTAATTAAATTATCGATCTTAAAAGAGAgtcagctcatttttaaaatgcaccagCCACGGAGGCCAACTGCGAAGACTTCAACAAAATTGGACGTTTGAGGCCCCTCTGCTTGTTTTGGGCCCCTCTGCTCATTGGGGCCTGTTTCATTTGAAGCTCTTGTACCTGCCACGCCATGCTTTTGCTTCATTCACAATTCAAATCCATTCCAGAGGTTGGGAAAAGCTGAAGTTGAAATGCAGTCTCCACAGTGGATGAATTAATATTTATGGGAGAGTTTGAGGAAGAAGAATAAACGCTATTAGACATACCGTATAAACAATAAGAGTACAaagagtaataaggctgaatattgtaatatgcgtgctaaggttaaaaaaagagtTAAAGATAGCTAAGAGGCTCTTTGAAAGGTAAGTTGCCCAAGATGCAGAAGTAATCCTAAACAGATCTTTCAATATTGCAGCAAGGAGTGGAAAAATAAGGAGTCAGTGCAGTGCGAATAAAGAAGAAGCTTTACTTTTTAAGAATAAGGATgttgctgatgccttaaatagttaGTTTATTGAGAGTTTTACCAAAGAGGAGGTTATTGATAGGCTGGAACAATAGGCCTGAGAATATCTTCTCAGATACTGAGATAAGGGATAGAGAAGTACCAAATAAAGTACACAAACCAAAGACAAGTAGAGCCATTGGCCCTGAcggcatatacccaagggtactcAAATTTTTGAATATTAGCTATGGAATTGCACAGGATGGCATTCTTTGGCCACTTCTCTTCTCATTGTACATGCTTCCACTTAATAGCATCTGTCAACATTGCGCTAATTTTCAtttctatgcagatgacacgtaactgcatatactgtatttgtggACCCAAATGACCCCAATGCTCTCAGTACATCGACTACCTGCTTGCCTGCCAACAATGAGAGGATGGCAAATCATTTCCTGAAATTTAATGAGAATAAGCCTGAAATACTTTCAGTTGGCCCCAAATCAAAAAGAGATTGAAAATTCTGGCTCCACCCAGTGAGAAGggaaattcaaaataatatctCTTCCTTATCCCATTTACTTCTCCGTGACAGAAATGAGCTCCATTCAACACCAGCGGTGTTGACTATTTTCTCATATTTCTCAAATTCTGCTGCAGAGAAATGACCCTTCACCTCTCACACAGAGATAACAATGTAAGCTCTTACAATGTTCTCCATTTACTCTCATTTCAGAGCTTTCTATTTGCCTGAAATGAATGAGATAACCACAAGATCCAAGAAAAACCCCTGAGAAATAATGAGAACTGCGTTTTTCTTATGGTTCTTCTTTGTTCACTGTTCACTGTTTGAAGCAGCTGATTTTTCCTCTGAGTACGGACAAAATCAGTAGTTAGAAATCTGGAAGCCATTTTAGATTCGGACCAAAGTTTTAAACCTCACATGAGCACACTGACCAATACTGCTTTCTTTTAGTTTAAGAAGTATTGCTAAActtattcagaatgctgcagccataattgtacttttttatattttttatattatttctatcCTGTCTGTATTACTTTGGCTCACTGTGTCTGTTAGAACTaattttaaagttgtttttctaTAAAGAACTAATGGGCTTCACACCTACTTACACACTATTAAAATCAACAGCCTTTTTTAGTCATTGCGGCATTTGTtccgccggagaggcggattggtatcggctgcgccggctggtggagagagcacacacacctgggttgcattagttaatcagcccaggtgcttaaaggtgtgctgctctccacagtttgggggcgagaccgggagctaacgCCAAGAGcaagtttctttatttgagttgcgtttaatttcagttttgtttcttttaataagGCGGGGAGCAGTGAACCCCCACTGAAGACCAGTGGAGCTGGTGTGCTGGATAGCAGTCCAGCTAAAGAGCGGGGAACTGAAatggttatatttttttattttatttttcttttttcttttagtttatcgttttattttcttttgtctttgttattttagctcttgttgttttagtttattgtttttgcccggaacctGTGAGGGTCAAGGGTGAAGGTGTCcgttcattttatttcatgtttgtgtggatgcgctctctctctctctccatgcgactGGCAACGGTGTTCCCCgtcactgccgcatctccctcccaggagTTTCACACTGGCATGTGATAGTCATGTTCACTTGTTTATTCTCCTCACCTTAATGTATCATGATAATTCTTGAATATGTAACTCAGGTTTTTAAGTTTTCAAAATGTGAACTCAAAATCATCATTCATTAACGTTACTATATGAGAACTGTCATAGTTGAGTCAATGTCCATTCAGCACAGTTTTGTTCATTATCTGATAAATCTAtgcagggaaaaataaaaattgaattgcACTTACTAACAGTTCAAGTGTTACAGTAGTACATTATGCTGAGGAATAGCATGTAGAGTGTTTATTAGcaccatggagagagagagagttaggtGGAAATGACACTCTTTGCAATGAACTCCATAATGTCACTCCTGTTGAAAGATGGTATTTTTGACAATAAAGTACCCAAACAAGAAGGACAGCTATATAATTCCTCCTTAACTGTTACAGTATATGATAACCAACAAGAGACCTTTATCTGATCCAATGCAATTTTTTTCACATGAGCAATGTTAAATCATGTTAAATCATTCTTTGTTCTAAATCAGCGAATCAAAGTTGAAACAAAAATGGTCCATTAGTTAGACTAGATTTACTTTATCAACttaaaacacaacattttaaacaatgaaaacttttccaatttgattttaaaagtggAACCAAAGTTTATTTTCAAGTGGAGTTTACTCATAATTTTAAGGCAAAAGTTTTCTTGTTTTCCTGATTCTATGCACCACAATTGTGGCAAATATTAAAGAAGCAGGCTTAGTTGGTGTTTGCTTCAAAAGCAAAGTTTATTCtgacttttaattaaaattttgtctGATGTGCTGTTCTTACAATTTTTTACTTTATACTTtatataatgtaattattttttatatttttgctgcATATATGCTGCATAACTGTAATTATTATATTGTGTTCTTACTGCATGTTAGTGTAAATTAAATTTCCTCAAATGCCAAAAATTTGTTGAATTCCATAAGCCATCCAGTTGTCATTCTTTTTGTCACCTCATGACTGAAGCGAACCAGGAAGCAGACACGTGGAAAAACTGATATGAGGATGTGCAACTTGAACACCAGTTTGACGGCCTTCATAAATGAACATAAAGCTGAAAGTTTGGGACATGGCATGTGAGCATAACTTGCACGCCAAATTTTTCAGTTTCCATGGAACCCAGATCTGTTGTTTTCCAGAAATGCGGAAAACTTCCTGTGAGTCTAAAAAGAACGCTCTTATCCTGGTTACAATCAGATTTAAAAGCTGTTTACTTGTACaagtaaacatgaaaaacatttcaaatgattaatttaacgtaaaaaataaaagtttcacaTATTGATACACCCGTTTCCAGTTATTTGTGCGTCCTGCTTTTGCAAGGATAGCACTACTGAATTGACTATCGAAGGTATGACTTTCTTTTCAGCTTCTGACTTCAGTGACCTCCTTCCAACAGCAAACCCACCACCGGTGTGTGTGGCCAAAAAGCTccattttggattcaaacagCCACAGTATCCAGTTCCCATCAAAGTTACGATGCTACTTAGAAAACTCTGGACACTTATTTTTGACTGTCGTACacagaggatttttttttttggaaaccttACTAAACAACCTATTTGCATGGTGACGcataataataaacatggaATGTATATGTCAAATTTTCTAACTTGCTGGTGGCAATTTGCTTGTACGTTTCTGTGATACATTTCACAGTATGTTTGCTGTAATAGCGATTACAGTACTTACATGGGTATGTAATTGTATTCATTGAATCATACTGTGAAATTTATTAAAAGTCAAGCAtccaggcctgtaccattctcttggtgtatacTACACATATGCACTctcccacttgtcgagaatatggtgaaggatgactcatctgaccacatcacattttttcacatcTCTGTAAACCAGTGCCCATGGTTTTtgtaccactgaactctcaaatgtgcattaatctttgtaatgaggggtttatacACTGCAAgtctactataatatccctgtCTATATAGTTGtcgatggactgttcttgctgacaaagtctgatcatgtcctgaATATACATTCTCAGTTACCttaggaagagttgctcttctgtttttccttacatatcgcactaatgcacaaacTCCACGATCATTGAATGTacgctttcgaccacaatttccgatcctatttactgatgtctttcccatagatctaatggcagatgtcactttagtcactgttcctattgaaacactagccagttgagcagtctttgtgatgGAAGCACCTGCCATCTGTgtcccaataatgaaccctctttaaAAGTCACTTAGACCTTTTTAATTTGCTATCTTGATCtgaaatcgaggtcaactggacctgctcagcatttttatacatgccaaagagcatgataggatgttaattgcttcaTTGTATCATGTAGTACACTTGTATGGAAACATCTGCTTTTGTTATGTTTCTTCACTTGTTTATTcaagtttttcctttaatttgtcatctgtctgtatatatattttgtgtgtgtgttcagcacacTGGGttgcaaatttttatttaatatgctttataaataaagccaGATTGATTTTGAAAACCATCTAGTTGTCATGCTTTTTCTCACCTCATGACCGAGGCTAACCAGGAAGCAGAAACCTGAAAAACTTGACATCTGGAAAAACTGATATGAGGATGTGCAACTTGAACACTCGCTCCACAGCCttcataatttaacatttactCAATATTTGGAACATTCTATTCTAGCATAACTTGTGTGCCAAATTTTGCAGTTTCCTTGGAACCCAGATCTGTTGTTTTCCAGACATGAGGCTGATTTCTTGCAAATCTAGAGAGACTGCCCCTATCCTAGTTACAATTATATTTCAAAGCTGTTAAAAAGTGTGatggtatttaaaataaaataaacaagtttTCAGTTATTTGCGCATCCAGCTATTGCAAGGATGACACAATCAAGTTAACTATACCCGCTTGTCGTGGGCAGGTcacaggggtgctggagcctatcccactgtagattgggtgagaggcaggaatacaccctggacaggccaccaatctatcgcaaggcactcacacaattcactcacacactcatacctatgggaaatttagagtctccaattaccccaattagcctacctgcatgtctttggactgtgggaggaaaccggagtacctggaggaaacccacgtggacacgggagAACAGtctaactccacacagaaagcccccaagccgagattcaaacccggATTGCTGTGAAACgacagtgctactcactgcaccaccgtaCCCTGAAAATATTGGGGGGGATATTTAACAAACAGATTCTTTCAGGATACTGGAGATCTTTCAGCCTGTTCATCTTGGTAAGCACAGGCTACATCTGTATGGTGTCCTCATGAGTTTACAAAATGGTGGGTTTAGGATTGTCCAATCTGGGCAGTTCCATACAGTTTTCCACTGCTCCCCATGATCATAGCACTGCCTCTGTTCTACATCAGACTCAGCCTTCTCATCACTCCTCCAGGATTTACAGTTTTCTTGGCCTTTTTGGGTTTGCTTCTTCACAGCAATAGCCAGGGCCTTCAGGAAGATATAAGATGTGTGGCAGTTGCTTTGTGATGGTTCCCACAAACTTCAACAACTGGTCTTGTTCTCACCTTCCTGTAGCTTGCAGTGCTCAACATTTCATATGGCGGGACTGTTGGAAATCAATCGAAAACCATCTTCTCAATGACAGAGGGCTTCTCCTCGTTGACCAACAGCCACATTTCAATGCTCTGGAGAAGGACAAAcatttctggctttttttttcaggtttttaaaaaatcattttcaaatagtCCTTCCTGTATATGACCCCTTGAACTACATCTGAGACAGAAAATTCCAAAGAGGTGGAGCCATAGTTGAAATGCCAATGGTACCTCGCTGAGGTATTGCAGCCAACTTCTGAGGAGCTATAAATCCATGTGTTCAGAGGAGACTGACATACCACCTTGAAGATTGACTGGTAAGTACATAATAATGATTGCTCATTTCTTAAGTCCAAATAATTGCAAAAGCAtaacttcagtaaaaaaataaacacatatataCCATTAATATGAAACCTTGATTTTCCCAGTACATTTTGCATAGTCACTGGAAACTCAAGAAGTCTGAAGAATGATGATCTCAGGAGCAGCACTGTTACTCCTATGGATATCTATATTCTCAACTAGTGATACAGGTAAAGCATAGAGTCTCTCTGCTTTCATTTGTGCTTCACTGCCCTGTATTACAGTACAACATGGTGTCTTAcagatgtgcatgtgtactACAGTGTAAAACTGTCCAGGTATGATTTCTTCCAACTAACGCTGTTTATACAATCAGCGTCAATTTTTCTAGGCTCtataaatgacaataaatggAGGTTTTATAGATAGCttaaaaacaacatataaattGATTCACCTTGGTGTACATTACCAGAAccataaataatagaaaattgAGTAAAAAGAGGATaacaaattataatttaaaaaaatacatatcaaACGTCTCTTTTCATGACAGTATCTCAAGGATGTGTTTTCAAAGTAGTACGTTTTGGACcacttgtttaaaaaatctaCTAGTTATCAATAGCTCGTTGCTACTGCCCCACTGTTTTCTAGGGTTAAATGGATAGTTAAATGCCAGTATGTTGTTGTAAAAGTGATGGGACATTAATAACGGCATAACTAATGAAGTACGGCGTTTATTTAAAATAGTGGGAGTGAGCAAGTTCGTGCACAGTGTGGTACATATTTACAGATGGTAAAACTGAGCAGGAAAGTTGTGGGAGTCTGAACCAGGGAAAAGAACCATCAGTGGTGTCAAATCAAAGAATGTAACATAACAAAACTTCAAACTAACTAATACAAGGTAAAGTctagtaaaaaaagaacaaaaaataaaaacctttaaaggcatactatgcaggattttcactttcagttagaaaattttttttttaataaccatgctaaggaaTATCTATGATGCATTGGCAATCTCTGACTTTACGGATTCTTGTTGAATTTGTGCACCtatacctgtatttgttattctaaaatatgTTTGGGATGCTTCCAGACctggtgctcttttctgtgtggggagtggtgggtgtggctatagaccctgtggtttgggatcgtatttcagtggagtgtttgttgctacagcaaagcaaaaagacaagctgagaGGACTCATTCATgaactagagttaaccttggaattgctttttctTGGTGGcttcagctgaagttcaccaatGGGGTGTAAGTAACATTACCACTAGATATCAA
Protein-coding sequences here:
- the urad gene encoding 2-oxo-4-hydroxy-4-carboxy-5-ureidoimidazoline decarboxylase, giving the protein MDIGEVNSLSCEEFVEIFGNVVEKCSLVAAAVWSRRPFNSVSDIEAAIADFIDSMPNSGKEGILRCHPDLAGRDLQRGTLTRESQAEQSQVGLTQLDPAEAAHINALNAQYKLRFGFPFVICARANDRPAILRQLSQRLGNQPARELPLAVEEVKKICHLRLQNLLCPVLPGPAQLGSTPPKL